CGCGGTTTAATAGCGGTTCATCAGGCTCAAACCCTCGCCGCGCCAGGTAGAAGCCCCCGGAGATGATCAATGGAACCAGTGCGCCCGCCGCCACCAGCGCGCCCGAGGCGCGGAAGTACGCATTTCCGGAACGCAGAAGAAACAGGCTGATCAGCGCCGCATCCACCGTGTAATGCCAGACCAGCGTCGCCAGGATTCCATAGCGCAACATGACCACGCCGGCAACGATCCCGATTAATCCGACCTCGATGCCGCGAATGTACCCAGGCTGCTGCGGATAGGCGGAGTGCAGGAATCCCCAGAAAAATGCCGGCAGCACCACTGCCAGCACGCGCGACTTGGTGAACCGCATGAGGAAGGGAATTGCGAACAGGCGGAAGAGGAACTCCTCGCTGGTGGCCGCGTACACCCCGATGGTCAGCGGGTACAGCCATGGAAAATGCGTGCTCAGAACGTCGGTGTAGGGAATTTCCTGCGGCGCCCACACCCCGACCCGGCTGCCCAGCATGTAGAAGAGCACGACAAACCCGATGTGCCCAGCTGCCATTCCCAAGCCGACCACGCTGGAGCGGAAGAACTCCTTGGTGCGAATTCCCGGCAGCGTCCACGCCGCATTCAACCGCAGTTGGTCAGGCTGGGAACTTCGATATAGCGGCTCGGCGGCAGCCACCGTCAAGGCCACCAGCAGTCCCAGCGCCAGGCTCCCCGCGGCCGCCTGCACCAAGTGTAAAAGTACGAACGAGGAGTAGGAAGAATTCGTGTCGTATCCGGCGCGCGTGACCGGCCAGTTGTTCGCCGTCATCGCGAAAAACAGCACTGCCAGCACGATGCCGAGCTTCAGCGCCCCCCGCCAGCGGATGATGCCGCGCCTGCCCAGATCGAACAGCACCCACAGCATTCCGCCGTTCAGAAATAAGTATGGGATCAGGGCCATGCTGCCGTAGAAGGTATTGCCCGACCGAAGCTTCTGATAGCCGCGCCGCCATTCTTCCGGCACTTTCAGGAACTCGGCGGAGCCTCCTGGGCGGTCGCCTTGCAGGCTGACGCGGAGCCGGTAGGGCGCGCCGTTTTCACGCGCCGGCGCTTTGAAGCCGCGCCGCTCCCAGGTGAAGCTCCAGTCGCGGCGGTTCGGACGGTCGATCGAGTTGGCTTCCGCCGGGAGGTAATCGTAGTCGGAGAAGTCGGGATATTGCGCGCGCGC
The genomic region above belongs to Terriglobales bacterium and contains:
- a CDS encoding CPBP family intramembrane glutamic endopeptidase, whose product is MSRLEGKDLRTLLFWIVIGIVGALVAVRYFHAAFPEAALNLKVSKGEAQQTARNFLAGNGMAVDGYQSSIVFHVDEDAKTYLEREAGLEQANKLMAGPVSVWAWDVRFFRPQQQEEFHVHVSPGGRVVDFSHTIEEARAGAKLDREAAKTLAETFARAQYPDFSDYDYLPAEANSIDRPNRRDWSFTWERRGFKAPARENGAPYRLRVSLQGDRPGGSAEFLKVPEEWRRGYQKLRSGNTFYGSMALIPYLFLNGGMLWVLFDLGRRGIIRWRGALKLGIVLAVLFFAMTANNWPVTRAGYDTNSSYSSFVLLHLVQAAAGSLALGLLVALTVAAAEPLYRSSQPDQLRLNAAWTLPGIRTKEFFRSSVVGLGMAAGHIGFVVLFYMLGSRVGVWAPQEIPYTDVLSTHFPWLYPLTIGVYAATSEEFLFRLFAIPFLMRFTKSRVLAVVLPAFFWGFLHSAYPQQPGYIRGIEVGLIGIVAGVVMLRYGILATLVWHYTVDAALISLFLLRSGNAYFRASGALVAAGALVPLIISGGFYLARRGFEPDEPLLNR